A section of the Vespa velutina chromosome 6, iVesVel2.1, whole genome shotgun sequence genome encodes:
- the LOC124949912 gene encoding codanin-1 isoform X1, translating to MGEVNVCFQIDTDNRENFPSGLAFQTFRKQRDTFYEILRIWEQNHLVPGWAFQVALGGKIRTMLTLHSDATNYSHFARLFKSQLLISCIQKGEQEDVVDDDNISILETLKHVNPQKLTQLRKRLVTPLSSQNNVCGPSFPGTQEFFRDFILHAFNPIFYTHLENCLVHEIMELNETQFIGSEIEDSETIVDEQTQRTFITCVSSLKLLAKMLGLLVSLPYRLESGASKEIITAQIEIRSSVVPSLNLQICLQNAIIEGKMSLSIPWIVKYLAMMDIVSLRLPYYKPVLELLYYIYRSVSTYDFTSSDSLMSQQTALLLKSTLNWFFELPNFPKDFCLTWQEIYQTKELKTRRQFDKMLAQTYDVLSVESVVSVNSTKYCLDKLDIIDDAVLCKCCPITDLKLHTVLTKNIKHNTRGPNKHITPVSSQLHKFGTNSRKHLELQLEEAFFHGQPASTRKTVDFVSERVASTCVKHICNTLLVSARETNLNAFRELMKKKYKEKYKETQAMTNVNTDISEFKLSLVKEMTLLAATASKNLKEQCERSIPQLCENRIVKSIESLLAEDSLLPVKEMCIKIAIRIAIERINQWIQSHIVGGSLFTKDMELEINRFLRNNNTVSLIQKKVHNSAAPTPSDVIDELRSLIWDIIDNNGKNLTITSMTIILNKLYQTLNERADLVTGPEKILYLLSVDFSLFLVAHRMDLFTQDIQKLIIKIWTINNFKIFEADTPMLRLLSPRNVMLLAQPETDGSWLTCGKFLRRLLEESVLDIEFLSDQYVALFRHDWPVPILKQLSMCLNESIAGYKSTDEKTEKVRYLLGWIAETCREIEIGDDFL from the exons ATGGGAGAGGTGAATGTATGCTTTCAAATAGACACTGATAATCGTGAAAATTTTCCATCGGGACTTGCATTTCAAACTTTTCGGAAACAAAGAGAtacattttatgaaattttgagGATATGGGAGCAAAATCATTTGGTACCAGGATGGGCTTTCCAGGTAGCCTTAGGAGGAAAGATACGAACAATGCTCACGCTACATAGTGATGCTACTAATTATTCTCACTTTGcaagattatttaaatctcAACTCCTTATTTCATGTATACAAAAAGGGGAACAA GAAGATGTagttgatgatgataatataagTATTCTTGAAACATTAAAACATGTTAATCCGCAAAAGTTGACACAGCTTAGAAAAAGATTGGTTACACCTTTATCATCCCAAAATAATGTTTGTGGTCCATCTTTCCCTGGTACTCAAGAATTTTTTAGAGATTTCATATTACATGCATTTAATCCAATATTTTATACACATTTAGAAAATTGTTTAGTACATGAAATTATGGAGTTAAATGAGACTCAGTTTATTGGCAGTGAAATAGAAGATTCAg aAACAATAGTAGATGAGCAAACACAACGTACTTTCATCACTTGTGTATCAAGTTTAAAACTACTTGCGAAAATGTTGGGATTACTTGTGTCTTTACCATATAGATTAGAATCAGGTGCTAGTAAAGAAATCATAACAGCACAAATTGAGATTAGAAGTAGT GTTGTACCatcattaaatttacaaatttgtCTTCAGAATGCaataatagaaggaaaaatgtCTTTAAGTATACCTTGGATAGTGAAGTACCTAGCAATGATGGATATTGTATCTCTTCGATTACCATACTACAAACCAGTCTTAgaattactatattatatttataggaGTGTCAGTACTTACGATTTTACTTCTTCTGACAGTCTTATGTCTCAACAGACTGCTCTTTTACTTAAATCTACGTTGAACTGGTTTTTTGAATTACCAAATTTTCCTAAAGATTTTTGTTTAACTTGGCAAGAAATATATCaaacaaaagaattaaaaactcGGAGGCAGTTTGATAAAATGTTAGCACAGACATATGATGTATTGTCTGTAGAATCTGTTGTTTCCGTTAATTCTACTAAATATTGTTTAgataaattagatataatagATGATGCAGTTCTTTGTAAATGCTGTCCTATAACTGACTTAAAACTACATACTgtgttaacaaaaaatataaaacacaaTACGCGAGGTCCAAATAAACACATAACACCAGTTTCTAGTCAACTTCATAAATTTGGTACTAATAGCAGGAAACATTTAGAG TTGCAGTTAGAGGAAGCTTTTTTTCATGGTCAACCTGCTTCAACTCGGAAAACCGTCGATTTTGTCTCTGAGAGAGTTGCATCCACTTGTGTGAAGCATATTTGTAATACATTATTGGTATCTGCAagagaaacaaatttaaatgcTTTTAGAGaacttatgaaaaaaaagtataaagaaaagtataaagaaacACAAGCTATGACAAATGTAAATACAGATATTAGTGAATTCAAG ttgTCATTAGTAAAGGAAATGACTTTGTTAGCTGCTACTGCTTCCAAAAATTTGAAGGAACAATGCGAAAGAAGCATTCCTCAGCTCTGTGAAAATCGAATTGTGAAATCTATTGAATCACTTTTAGCAGAAGATTCTTTATTACCTGTTAAAGAAATGTGTATAAAAATAGCAATCAGAATAGCCATAGAACGTATAAATCAGTGGATACAGTCTCATATTGTTGGTGGCTCATTGTTTACTAAAGATATGGAGttagaaattaatagatttttaagaaataataacactGTAtctttaatacaaaaaaaagttCATAATTCAGCAGCTCCTACTCCAAGCGATGTCATAGATGAACTTAGA tcACTGATATGGGacattatagataataatgggAAAAATTTGACTATAACTTCAATGACaattattctaaataaattatatcaaacttTGAATGAAAGAGCTGATCTGGTGACAGGACCagagaaaattttgtatttattgagcgttgatttttctttgtttctgg TTGCACATAGAATGGATCTATTTACGCAGGATAttcaaaaattgataattaagatatggactataaacaattttaagaTATTTGAAGCAGATACTCCTATGTTGAGATTGTTGAGCCCAAGGAACGTTATGTTACTTGCACAACCAGAAACTGATGGAAGCTGGTTGACGTgtggaaaatttttaagaagatTATTGGAGGAAAGTGTCCTTGATATAGAATTTTTGAGCGATCAGTATGTGGCATTATTTAGGCACGATTGGCCTGTA CctatattaaaacaattatcaATGTGCCTTAATGAAAGTATTGCGGGTTATAAATCGACAGatgagaaaacagaaaaagttAGATACTTGCTTGGGTGGATAGCAGAGACCTGTCGTGAAATAGAAATTGGCGATGATTTCTTGTAG
- the LOC124949912 gene encoding codanin-1 isoform X2: MGEVNVCFQIDTDNRENFPSGLAFQTFRKQRDTFYEILRIWEQNHLVPGWAFQVALGGKIRTMLTLHSDATNYSHFARLFKSQLLISCIQKGEQEDVVDDDNISILETLKHVNPQKLTQLRKRLVTPLSSQNNVCGPSFPGTQEFFRDFILHAFNPIFYTHLENCLVHEIMELNETQFIGSEIEDSETIVDEQTQRTFITCVSSLKLLAKMLGLLVSLPYRLESGASKEIITAQIEIRSSNAIIEGKMSLSIPWIVKYLAMMDIVSLRLPYYKPVLELLYYIYRSVSTYDFTSSDSLMSQQTALLLKSTLNWFFELPNFPKDFCLTWQEIYQTKELKTRRQFDKMLAQTYDVLSVESVVSVNSTKYCLDKLDIIDDAVLCKCCPITDLKLHTVLTKNIKHNTRGPNKHITPVSSQLHKFGTNSRKHLELQLEEAFFHGQPASTRKTVDFVSERVASTCVKHICNTLLVSARETNLNAFRELMKKKYKEKYKETQAMTNVNTDISEFKLSLVKEMTLLAATASKNLKEQCERSIPQLCENRIVKSIESLLAEDSLLPVKEMCIKIAIRIAIERINQWIQSHIVGGSLFTKDMELEINRFLRNNNTVSLIQKKVHNSAAPTPSDVIDELRSLIWDIIDNNGKNLTITSMTIILNKLYQTLNERADLVTGPEKILYLLSVDFSLFLVAHRMDLFTQDIQKLIIKIWTINNFKIFEADTPMLRLLSPRNVMLLAQPETDGSWLTCGKFLRRLLEESVLDIEFLSDQYVALFRHDWPVPILKQLSMCLNESIAGYKSTDEKTEKVRYLLGWIAETCREIEIGDDFL, encoded by the exons ATGGGAGAGGTGAATGTATGCTTTCAAATAGACACTGATAATCGTGAAAATTTTCCATCGGGACTTGCATTTCAAACTTTTCGGAAACAAAGAGAtacattttatgaaattttgagGATATGGGAGCAAAATCATTTGGTACCAGGATGGGCTTTCCAGGTAGCCTTAGGAGGAAAGATACGAACAATGCTCACGCTACATAGTGATGCTACTAATTATTCTCACTTTGcaagattatttaaatctcAACTCCTTATTTCATGTATACAAAAAGGGGAACAA GAAGATGTagttgatgatgataatataagTATTCTTGAAACATTAAAACATGTTAATCCGCAAAAGTTGACACAGCTTAGAAAAAGATTGGTTACACCTTTATCATCCCAAAATAATGTTTGTGGTCCATCTTTCCCTGGTACTCAAGAATTTTTTAGAGATTTCATATTACATGCATTTAATCCAATATTTTATACACATTTAGAAAATTGTTTAGTACATGAAATTATGGAGTTAAATGAGACTCAGTTTATTGGCAGTGAAATAGAAGATTCAg aAACAATAGTAGATGAGCAAACACAACGTACTTTCATCACTTGTGTATCAAGTTTAAAACTACTTGCGAAAATGTTGGGATTACTTGTGTCTTTACCATATAGATTAGAATCAGGTGCTAGTAAAGAAATCATAACAGCACAAATTGAGATTAGAAGTAGT AATGCaataatagaaggaaaaatgtCTTTAAGTATACCTTGGATAGTGAAGTACCTAGCAATGATGGATATTGTATCTCTTCGATTACCATACTACAAACCAGTCTTAgaattactatattatatttataggaGTGTCAGTACTTACGATTTTACTTCTTCTGACAGTCTTATGTCTCAACAGACTGCTCTTTTACTTAAATCTACGTTGAACTGGTTTTTTGAATTACCAAATTTTCCTAAAGATTTTTGTTTAACTTGGCAAGAAATATATCaaacaaaagaattaaaaactcGGAGGCAGTTTGATAAAATGTTAGCACAGACATATGATGTATTGTCTGTAGAATCTGTTGTTTCCGTTAATTCTACTAAATATTGTTTAgataaattagatataatagATGATGCAGTTCTTTGTAAATGCTGTCCTATAACTGACTTAAAACTACATACTgtgttaacaaaaaatataaaacacaaTACGCGAGGTCCAAATAAACACATAACACCAGTTTCTAGTCAACTTCATAAATTTGGTACTAATAGCAGGAAACATTTAGAG TTGCAGTTAGAGGAAGCTTTTTTTCATGGTCAACCTGCTTCAACTCGGAAAACCGTCGATTTTGTCTCTGAGAGAGTTGCATCCACTTGTGTGAAGCATATTTGTAATACATTATTGGTATCTGCAagagaaacaaatttaaatgcTTTTAGAGaacttatgaaaaaaaagtataaagaaaagtataaagaaacACAAGCTATGACAAATGTAAATACAGATATTAGTGAATTCAAG ttgTCATTAGTAAAGGAAATGACTTTGTTAGCTGCTACTGCTTCCAAAAATTTGAAGGAACAATGCGAAAGAAGCATTCCTCAGCTCTGTGAAAATCGAATTGTGAAATCTATTGAATCACTTTTAGCAGAAGATTCTTTATTACCTGTTAAAGAAATGTGTATAAAAATAGCAATCAGAATAGCCATAGAACGTATAAATCAGTGGATACAGTCTCATATTGTTGGTGGCTCATTGTTTACTAAAGATATGGAGttagaaattaatagatttttaagaaataataacactGTAtctttaatacaaaaaaaagttCATAATTCAGCAGCTCCTACTCCAAGCGATGTCATAGATGAACTTAGA tcACTGATATGGGacattatagataataatgggAAAAATTTGACTATAACTTCAATGACaattattctaaataaattatatcaaacttTGAATGAAAGAGCTGATCTGGTGACAGGACCagagaaaattttgtatttattgagcgttgatttttctttgtttctgg TTGCACATAGAATGGATCTATTTACGCAGGATAttcaaaaattgataattaagatatggactataaacaattttaagaTATTTGAAGCAGATACTCCTATGTTGAGATTGTTGAGCCCAAGGAACGTTATGTTACTTGCACAACCAGAAACTGATGGAAGCTGGTTGACGTgtggaaaatttttaagaagatTATTGGAGGAAAGTGTCCTTGATATAGAATTTTTGAGCGATCAGTATGTGGCATTATTTAGGCACGATTGGCCTGTA CctatattaaaacaattatcaATGTGCCTTAATGAAAGTATTGCGGGTTATAAATCGACAGatgagaaaacagaaaaagttAGATACTTGCTTGGGTGGATAGCAGAGACCTGTCGTGAAATAGAAATTGGCGATGATTTCTTGTAG
- the LOC124949916 gene encoding cathepsin L, which yields MKILLVFLLSAVFAVQAISFFDLVLEEWTTYKLEHSKNYISNAEEKFRMKIYMDNKHKIALHNRKYKLGQVGYKLKMNKFGDMLHYEFAQTMNGFNKSTNLQLRAERKPVGATFIEPANVVLPEFVDWREKGAVTPVKDQKACGSCWAFSTTGALEGQHFRQTGVLVSLSEQNLIDCSAKYGNNGCNGGLMDQAFQYIKDNKGLDTEKSYPYEAEKENCRYTPSNSGAYDIGYVDIPEGDEDKLKAAVATIGPVSIAIDASHQSFQFYSEGVYYEPDCSSTSLDHGVLIVGYGTDDNGDDYWLVKNSWDTTWGDKGYIKMARNKQNHCGVATTASYPLV from the exons ATGAAGATATTACTGGTCTTCCTACTTTCAGCGGTATTTGCTGTTCAAGccatttcattttttgatcTTGTTTTAGAAGAATGGACAACATATAAG CTTGAACATAGTAAGAATTACATATCTAATGCTGAAGAAAAATtcagaatgaaaatatatatggacAACAAACATAAAATTGCATTAcataatcgtaaatataagTTAGGACAAGTTggttacaaattaaaaatgaataaatttggTGATATG ctTCATTATGAGTTTGCACAAACAATGAATGGttttaataaatcaacaaATCTACAATTAAGAGCAGAAAGAAAACCTGTTGGTGCTACATTTATTGAACCAGCAAATGTAGTATTACCAGAATTTGTAGATTGGAGAGAAAAAGGTGCAGTTACTCCTGTTAAAGATCAAAAAGCTTGTGGTTCATGCTGGGCATTTTCAACG ACAGGTGCGTTGGAAGGACAACACTTCAGACAAACTGGTGTTTTAGTGTCTTTAAGTGAACAAAACTTAATAGATTGTTCTGCAAAGTATGGTAATAATGGATGTAATGGTGGTCTTATGGATCAAgcatttcaatatattaaagataataaaggtcTTGATACAGAAAAAAGTTATCCATAtgaagcagaaaaagaaaattgcag GTATACTCCATCTAATAGTGGTGCCTATGATATTGGATACGTAGATATTCCAGAAGGAGATGAGGATAAATTAAAAGCTGCTGTTGCTACTATAGGACCAGTGTCTATAGCCATTGATGCCTCTCATCAATCCTTCCAATTTTATTCTGAAG gTGTTTATTATGAACCTGACTGCTCTTCTACAAGTTTGGATCACGGAGTATTAATAGTAGGATATGGAACTGATGACAATGGAGATGATTATTGGTTAGTAAAAAATAGTTGGGATACAACTTGGGGTGATAAAGGATACATAAAAATGGccagaaataaacaaaatcatTGCGGTGTAGCTACAACTGCCAGCTATCCACTTGTTTAA
- the LOC124949923 gene encoding NADH dehydrogenase [ubiquinone] 1 beta subcomplex subunit 4 isoform X1: MHMVYLNTVTHEYINLLRVILEYVLREFTRIKIMSENKIYDLSKEDQEVKEWKASRRLELRNEYLKEIQDPRRIEPVIDKGWLRFYATRVQLEHIFIQTPLNTLLMYTIVGGLLFSVGTFLKKSKDRKEQLYRTGQVKYVDRMFKFH; encoded by the exons ATGCATATG GTCTATCTTAACACCGTAACCCATGAATATATCAACTTATTGCGAGTTATTCTCGAGTATGTCCTAAGGGAATTTACACGGATAAAAATTATGTCTGAAAACAAGATATACGATCTTTCGAAGGAAGATCAAGAAGTTAAAGAATGGAAAGCTTCCAGACGTTTAGAATTAAGAAACGAATACTTAAAGGAGATACAAGATCCTCGACGAATTGAACCAGTT atagataaaggatGGCTACGATTCTATGCTACAAGAGTACAGCTTGAACATATTTTCATACAAACTCCTCTTAATACCTTATTAATGTATACCATCGTGGGAGGTCTATTATTTAGTGTAGGAACCTTCTTAAAAAAATCCAAG GATCGAAAGGAACAACTTTACCGTACAGGTCAAGTAAAATACGTCGATAGAATGTTTAAATTccactaa
- the LOC124949923 gene encoding NADH dehydrogenase [ubiquinone] 1 beta subcomplex subunit 4 isoform X2, giving the protein MVYLNTVTHEYINLLRVILEYVLREFTRIKIMSENKIYDLSKEDQEVKEWKASRRLELRNEYLKEIQDPRRIEPVIDKGWLRFYATRVQLEHIFIQTPLNTLLMYTIVGGLLFSVGTFLKKSKDRKEQLYRTGQVKYVDRMFKFH; this is encoded by the exons atg GTCTATCTTAACACCGTAACCCATGAATATATCAACTTATTGCGAGTTATTCTCGAGTATGTCCTAAGGGAATTTACACGGATAAAAATTATGTCTGAAAACAAGATATACGATCTTTCGAAGGAAGATCAAGAAGTTAAAGAATGGAAAGCTTCCAGACGTTTAGAATTAAGAAACGAATACTTAAAGGAGATACAAGATCCTCGACGAATTGAACCAGTT atagataaaggatGGCTACGATTCTATGCTACAAGAGTACAGCTTGAACATATTTTCATACAAACTCCTCTTAATACCTTATTAATGTATACCATCGTGGGAGGTCTATTATTTAGTGTAGGAACCTTCTTAAAAAAATCCAAG GATCGAAAGGAACAACTTTACCGTACAGGTCAAGTAAAATACGTCGATAGAATGTTTAAATTccactaa
- the LOC124949923 gene encoding NADH dehydrogenase [ubiquinone] 1 beta subcomplex subunit 4 isoform X3 encodes MSENKIYDLSKEDQEVKEWKASRRLELRNEYLKEIQDPRRIEPVIDKGWLRFYATRVQLEHIFIQTPLNTLLMYTIVGGLLFSVGTFLKKSKDRKEQLYRTGQVKYVDRMFKFH; translated from the exons ATGTCTGAAAACAAGATATACGATCTTTCGAAGGAAGATCAAGAAGTTAAAGAATGGAAAGCTTCCAGACGTTTAGAATTAAGAAACGAATACTTAAAGGAGATACAAGATCCTCGACGAATTGAACCAGTT atagataaaggatGGCTACGATTCTATGCTACAAGAGTACAGCTTGAACATATTTTCATACAAACTCCTCTTAATACCTTATTAATGTATACCATCGTGGGAGGTCTATTATTTAGTGTAGGAACCTTCTTAAAAAAATCCAAG GATCGAAAGGAACAACTTTACCGTACAGGTCAAGTAAAATACGTCGATAGAATGTTTAAATTccactaa
- the LOC124949920 gene encoding trafficking protein particle complex subunit 5: protein MSSITISAVRPRTSILDRSLSKGKGEVSLSCFALLFSELVQYCQNRVYTVPELQNKLAEIGAEIGHRITDLLVIREKGGKREIKLLNILLFVKSTLWKSLFGREADKLEHANDDERTYYIIEKEALVNKFVSVPKDKGSLNCASFTAGIVEAVLCDCGFPAKVTAHWHKGTTYMVKFDDSVIARDKQLEDR from the exons atgtCAAGTATTACAATTTCGGCAGTTCGACCACGAACAAGTATCCTAGATAGATCTTTaagtaaaggaaaaggagaggtTAGCTTAAGTTGCTttgctcttttattttcagaaCTTGTACAATATTGTCAAAATCGTGTTTATACTGTACCAGAATTacaaaataa GTTAGCTGAAATAGGTGCTGAGATTGGACATAGAATTACTGATCTTCTTGtcataagagaaaaaggtgGGAAACGTGAAATTAAACTTTTAAACATATTATTGTTTGTTAAAAGTACATTGTGGAAATCGTTATTTGGTCGTGAAGCTGATAAGTTAGAACACGCAAATGATGATGAAcgaacatattatattatagagaaagaagctTTGGTGAATAAATTTGTCTCAGTTCCGAAAGATAAAGGAAGCTTAAATTGTGCATCTTTTACAGCTGGAATTGTTGAAGCTGTTCTTTGTGATTGTGGCTTT ccAGCTAAAGTTACTGCACATTGGCATAAGGGAACAACTTATATGGTGAAATTTGATGACTCAGTCATAGCACGTGATAAACAACTagaagatcgataa